One window from the genome of Mucilaginibacter ginsenosidivorans encodes:
- a CDS encoding molybdenum ABC transporter permease gives MELLIIHHHPAALNAIVLIGTGLLVRYLINRRRFNRRGIAGLQLFSSYEKWWLTTRIEALFNLLGLLAIIGGILLLIFK, from the coding sequence ATGGAACTATTAATCATTCATCATCACCCTGCTGCCCTGAACGCCATTGTCCTGATTGGTACAGGCTTATTGGTTCGCTACCTCATCAACAGGCGCAGGTTTAACCGCCGTGGCATTGCGGGACTACAGCTTTTTTCATCCTATGAAAAATGGTGGCTGACCACCCGTATAGAAGCCCTGTTTAACCTTTTGGGTTTACTGGCCATTATAGGGGGTATCCTCCTGTTAATCTTTAAATAG
- a CDS encoding PDDEXK nuclease domain-containing protein: protein MNLEKSIVTDIQSIIIKARESAIRAVDHERVLMYWQIGKRIFEEDQAGEERAKYGSQLLKFLSDKLQPQYGSGFSRRNLEWFRQFYRTFPITSALRTQLSWTHYKSLLSLNSQEKLEFYLEEAVKNNWTSRQMDRQVASQLYERLLLSTDKDKILSVARNENHPTEPKDIVKDPLILEFLGLKQEASYFEKDLESALITHLQEFMLELGNGFSFVARQRRIHLDGDDFFVDLVFYNRLLQCFVIIELKTHKITHQDLGQLQMYVNYYDRIERMAHENPTVGILLCLEKNDTVVKFTLPENSNVFASKYQLYLPTAEQLSREIHNEILKQKDKENE, encoded by the coding sequence ATGAATTTAGAAAAATCAATTGTTACAGATATTCAATCGATTATCATTAAGGCGAGGGAATCAGCAATACGTGCGGTAGACCATGAACGTGTTTTGATGTATTGGCAGATCGGTAAAAGAATCTTTGAAGAAGATCAAGCCGGTGAAGAACGGGCGAAATATGGTTCTCAGCTATTGAAGTTTTTATCTGATAAGCTTCAGCCGCAATATGGAAGTGGGTTCTCAAGACGAAATTTAGAATGGTTCAGACAATTTTACAGAACCTTCCCAATTACGTCCGCACTGCGGACGCAATTGAGTTGGACACATTATAAGTCGCTTTTAAGTTTAAATAGTCAGGAGAAATTAGAGTTTTATTTAGAAGAAGCCGTTAAAAATAATTGGACTTCCAGGCAAATGGATCGCCAGGTTGCCAGCCAACTGTATGAAAGATTATTGTTGAGTACCGATAAAGACAAAATACTCTCAGTAGCCAGAAATGAAAATCATCCAACAGAGCCTAAAGACATTGTAAAAGATCCCCTTATACTTGAATTTTTAGGATTAAAGCAAGAAGCTTCTTATTTTGAAAAAGACCTGGAATCTGCGCTGATTACCCATCTACAGGAATTCATGCTGGAGTTGGGTAATGGATTTTCCTTTGTGGCGCGGCAGAGGCGAATCCATCTCGATGGCGATGACTTTTTTGTCGACCTGGTATTCTACAATCGTTTGCTCCAATGCTTTGTTATCATCGAGCTGAAAACGCATAAGATCACGCATCAGGATCTTGGCCAATTACAGATGTATGTAAACTACTATGACCGCATAGAACGCATGGCCCATGAAAATCCAACTGTCGGCATTTTGCTCTGCCTGGAAAAAAACGATACAGTTGTAAAGTTTACGCTGCCGGAAAACAGCAATGTTTTTGCAAGCAAGTATCAGCTTTACCTACCTACTGCAGAGCAATTGTCCAGGGAGATTCACAACGAGATCCTTAAACAAAAGGATAAGGAAAATGAATAA
- a CDS encoding DUF6035 family protein has translation MSFQRSIDLAYDKTNGDLYDADASFKVAKEGYELRTRYNSGDLNLFCCRCDQPLIISDSKNDRLHFKHFPNAGYCDLKDGKISTEEVQDYNDILRARERPRHKYLKNRIAERLMNTEGVDPLSVIADTRFFFNEVEKRRPDVYCIYRGKQMAFEIQLSNLSQRYLLGRHKFYSEEGIYLVWILDQFDVHGQSTMERDIKYLTPSQNFFKLDESVDVFRLSCTYKSPFITKEDQILSPWQTRSVALPQVQFDPATCQIYYLHYEQKLKETQRLLQEKIARDEEKVLEERMAVLRETAEKSAAAIIEKLKFYKSKDWNFYKFDEELDRLSPLGLEALNSRFKFATKRVKGMSLINHYIFNAGKLQHSFIHFLLRDRRIEYDINAANDDGTTTFQQILQNPYLDYLQPLVKSIFKRGYRLTEEDISVYNEIATEMQLKNHELKVIQWCDQLKDKSLVDDIFKHLTFLFSIESARRQQIIGFNYKNWISFAVQAVIKHKQYWIYIERSFKRYGLWEIIEAHDKNKSFQKQVANLVLEPPEQDAGPVYPLIRELYNDIA, from the coding sequence ATGTCTTTTCAACGTTCAATAGATTTAGCTTATGATAAAACCAATGGTGATCTCTACGACGCTGATGCATCGTTTAAGGTCGCTAAGGAAGGTTATGAATTGCGTACGCGGTATAACTCGGGAGATCTGAACCTTTTTTGCTGCAGGTGTGATCAACCACTAATCATTTCAGATAGTAAAAACGACCGCTTGCACTTTAAGCATTTTCCAAACGCGGGCTATTGTGACCTGAAAGACGGAAAAATAAGCACAGAGGAAGTTCAGGATTACAATGACATACTCAGGGCGAGAGAAAGGCCGAGGCATAAGTATTTGAAAAACAGGATCGCTGAACGGCTGATGAACACGGAGGGTGTTGATCCGCTGTCAGTGATCGCGGATACCCGGTTTTTTTTCAACGAAGTTGAAAAGCGCAGGCCGGACGTTTATTGTATCTACCGGGGAAAGCAGATGGCTTTTGAGATCCAGCTTTCCAACTTGTCACAGCGTTACCTTTTAGGCCGGCATAAATTTTATAGTGAAGAAGGCATTTACCTGGTCTGGATATTGGATCAGTTCGATGTTCACGGGCAGTCGACCATGGAACGCGACATTAAATACCTGACACCGTCACAGAATTTTTTTAAGCTTGACGAATCCGTCGATGTGTTCAGACTTTCATGTACCTATAAATCACCGTTTATAACGAAGGAGGATCAAATCCTTTCCCCATGGCAAACCAGGTCTGTTGCATTGCCGCAGGTACAATTTGATCCGGCGACCTGCCAGATCTATTATTTACACTATGAGCAGAAGTTAAAGGAAACCCAGCGGCTGTTACAGGAGAAAATTGCGCGGGACGAAGAAAAGGTGCTTGAAGAGCGGATGGCCGTGCTCCGGGAAACGGCTGAAAAAAGCGCAGCCGCTATTATCGAAAAACTAAAATTTTATAAAAGCAAAGATTGGAATTTTTACAAGTTTGACGAGGAATTAGACCGGTTGTCACCTTTAGGTCTGGAAGCGCTGAATTCACGCTTTAAGTTTGCAACCAAACGGGTAAAAGGCATGTCGTTAATTAATCATTATATTTTCAATGCGGGCAAACTACAGCATTCCTTCATCCATTTTTTATTGCGGGACCGGCGCATTGAGTATGATATTAATGCGGCCAACGACGACGGCACGACTACCTTCCAGCAGATTTTGCAAAATCCCTATCTCGATTACCTGCAACCCCTGGTAAAAAGCATATTTAAAAGAGGCTACCGGCTAACCGAGGAAGACATCTCCGTTTATAACGAAATTGCTACGGAAATGCAGTTAAAGAACCACGAGCTAAAGGTCATTCAATGGTGTGACCAATTAAAAGACAAAAGCCTGGTTGATGATATTTTTAAGCATTTAACATTCCTGTTTTCTATAGAAAGCGCCCGCCGACAGCAGATCATCGGCTTCAATTATAAGAACTGGATCAGTTTTGCCGTGCAGGCGGTCATCAAGCACAAACAGTACTGGATTTATATTGAACGGTCGTTCAAAAGATACGGGCTATGGGAAATCATTGAGGCGCACGATAAAAACAAAAGCTTTCAAAAGCAAGTGGCCAACTTAGTGCTGGAACCACCGGAGCAGGATGCCGGTCCTGTTTATCCGTTGATACGGGAACTTTATAACGATATAGCCTGA
- a CDS encoding PRTRC system protein B yields MKNLTNSFCNDYQAIKALLICQKQSQSDEGEQHSIYVESYDIGKNGNPINAHPLTYRETLQLSCLFQAAEELKTGYLRSRGVMPNKVLYVNPQLSGYAVWYTPSQEVPLFFAEALGITSGRGNVPAMIWKAGRNELMVYALKGNRKPDSRTKLFHAPFFNIYNDGRVCMGTVRINIAESARLEDFMGLWESYFWNSYFSHLMNEFNPVTENIVQLWQTQVSTDNAFPARVLKPTHLTLQNLLT; encoded by the coding sequence ATGAAGAACTTAACAAATAGTTTTTGCAACGACTACCAAGCCATCAAAGCCCTGCTGATTTGCCAAAAACAAAGCCAAAGCGACGAGGGCGAACAGCACAGCATATACGTGGAAAGTTACGACATCGGCAAAAACGGCAACCCTATTAACGCCCACCCGTTAACTTATAGGGAAACCCTGCAATTGAGCTGTTTGTTTCAGGCTGCCGAAGAACTGAAAACGGGTTACCTGCGGAGCAGGGGCGTAATGCCGAACAAAGTATTATATGTTAATCCCCAATTATCCGGCTATGCGGTTTGGTACACACCATCGCAGGAAGTACCCCTGTTTTTTGCCGAAGCATTGGGCATTACTTCCGGCCGGGGAAATGTTCCGGCCATGATTTGGAAGGCAGGCCGGAACGAATTAATGGTTTATGCCTTAAAAGGAAACCGAAAGCCGGACAGCCGTACCAAGCTGTTCCATGCCCCTTTCTTTAACATTTACAATGATGGCAGGGTATGCATGGGAACGGTAAGGATCAATATCGCCGAATCCGCAAGACTGGAAGATTTTATGGGGCTATGGGAAAGCTACTTTTGGAACAGCTATTTCAGCCATTTAATGAATGAGTTTAATCCGGTAACTGAAAATATCGTTCAGTTATGGCAGACGCAGGTCAGCACCGATAACGCCTTTCCTGCCCGAGTATTAAAGCCAACCCATCTTACCCTTCAAAATTTACTGACATGA
- a CDS encoding PRTRC system protein E, whose amino-acid sequence MKTNFFENITSLNAPGIWKIGVQNDANGHFVVSVLYSPNNSNEPALKTIAPLIFKGTVAEMDEGFFEAIGQPVQATAGLYSNVETYNRNLDSAKKKLSQGNKSRPVQKTASENGDDIEVAETKISAEEKKKVYTDAIRKVVELNDACKYEEALAILPLVSDYPEKEQELNKRKADLTRKKEQMAQALQLFNQD is encoded by the coding sequence ATGAAAACGAATTTTTTTGAAAATATAACCAGTCTGAATGCCCCCGGCATCTGGAAAATAGGCGTCCAAAATGATGCGAACGGGCATTTTGTAGTATCCGTACTGTACTCGCCCAACAATTCCAATGAACCCGCCCTGAAAACGATTGCGCCCCTGATATTCAAGGGGACGGTTGCCGAAATGGATGAGGGTTTTTTTGAAGCAATCGGACAGCCCGTACAGGCTACCGCAGGTTTATACAGCAATGTTGAAACGTACAACAGGAATTTGGATAGTGCCAAGAAGAAGTTGTCACAGGGGAACAAGTCCCGGCCTGTTCAAAAAACCGCCTCGGAAAACGGTGATGATATAGAAGTTGCCGAAACTAAGATATCGGCAGAGGAAAAAAAGAAAGTCTACACCGATGCAATACGCAAAGTGGTGGAACTGAACGATGCATGTAAGTACGAGGAAGCCTTAGCCATCCTGCCATTGGTAAGCGATTACCCTGAAAAGGAACAGGAACTGAACAAGCGCAAAGCCGACCTGACCCGCAAAAAAGAACAAATGGCGCAAGCCCTGCAATTATTTAATCAAGATTAA
- a CDS encoding PRTRC system ThiF family protein, whose product MKTKKIKAVKPNVHIVEKVLLNPYNPVMVNLIGAGGTGSQFLTALGRMNHALIELNHPGLMVRVFDDDKVEPANLGRQLFTTAELGLHKAVALVNRINLFFGTNWKAITERYNRDTLLADPDLGMAEFTISCVDTVSARFEIAELLMEITKKISYARSKPLYWLDFGNSKDSGQVVLATLTSIDQPQSKKFEVVGSLPLVTAEFGELLKQSETTDDTPSCSLADALGRQDLFINSALANLGASLLWQMFREGMLFNRGFFLNLKEFRTTPIKVNALAREAGLSKTPRPQDSPIK is encoded by the coding sequence ATGAAAACGAAGAAAATAAAGGCTGTAAAGCCTAACGTGCATATCGTGGAAAAGGTATTGCTAAACCCTTATAACCCGGTCATGGTCAACCTGATCGGGGCGGGCGGTACAGGAAGCCAGTTTTTGACTGCATTGGGCAGGATGAACCATGCATTGATTGAACTGAACCATCCCGGTTTGATGGTGCGGGTTTTTGACGATGATAAGGTTGAACCCGCTAACCTCGGCAGGCAGCTGTTTACTACCGCTGAACTTGGCCTCCATAAGGCGGTAGCCTTAGTAAACCGCATCAACCTGTTCTTCGGCACGAACTGGAAAGCCATAACCGAACGGTATAACAGAGACACGCTATTGGCTGACCCCGATTTAGGGATGGCGGAATTTACCATATCCTGCGTCGACACCGTTTCCGCAAGATTTGAAATAGCGGAACTGCTGATGGAAATTACTAAAAAGATTTCCTACGCCCGGAGCAAACCCCTGTACTGGCTGGACTTCGGCAACAGCAAGGACAGCGGGCAGGTGGTATTAGCCACGCTGACATCCATAGACCAACCCCAAAGCAAAAAGTTTGAGGTCGTGGGCAGCCTGCCCCTGGTCACCGCCGAATTTGGAGAACTGTTAAAGCAATCGGAAACAACGGACGATACGCCAAGCTGTTCCTTAGCGGATGCCCTCGGCAGGCAGGACTTATTTATCAATTCCGCACTCGCCAATTTAGGGGCATCGCTTTTATGGCAGATGTTCCGGGAGGGTATGTTATTTAACAGGGGATTTTTCCTCAATCTGAAAGAGTTCAGGACGACCCCGATAAAAGTGAATGCGCTTGCCCGGGAAGCAGGGTTGTCAAAAACGCCCCGCCCGCAGGATAGCCCAATTAAATAA
- a CDS encoding XRE family transcriptional regulator → MISNQLNKIEGIDPEADALRKLGNRIKTLRIKAGHHHYEKFAYQHNIGRILLRRAELGGNVNYKNLLKIIKALGVTPSAFFSEGLD, encoded by the coding sequence ATGATTTCAAACCAGCTAAATAAAATTGAAGGCATTGACCCGGAGGCTGATGCACTGAGAAAATTAGGGAACCGGATAAAAACTTTGCGGATCAAAGCCGGCCACCATCATTATGAGAAGTTCGCCTACCAACATAATATCGGAAGAATATTGCTGCGACGTGCGGAACTTGGCGGGAATGTCAATTACAAAAATCTGTTAAAGATCATTAAGGCATTAGGAGTAACACCATCAGCATTTTTTAGTGAAGGATTGGACTGA
- a CDS encoding DUF932 domain-containing protein: MGHNINRVNGKDSFFSVKEKAWHGLGQIVDQYPTSAEAIKYAGLDYEVIKSPLFTYQRDETIGDNGEIIGGNQLPVPNHFATVRTDNHAVLGVVGKDYEIVQNVNAFEFFDAIVGGGDGILYETAGALGKGERIFITAKLPGYIRVGKQDMIEQYLFLTTSHDGFGSITAAFTPVRIVCNNTLNAAMRNHSNSIKIRHTASANDRLKQAHILMGISGSLGSELEGLLNHWAQVKITDKEVKRLIQIAMSPNKEVLKNLAQGKVDELSTTYTNIVDNVYEYALGSPTQQMETTAGTVFGAYNAITGYFQNVRSFGNDEAKFKSIMDGTAKQRGQTAFDLCRDFAKNGADALTLN; this comes from the coding sequence ATGGGACACAACATTAATCGGGTAAACGGAAAAGACAGCTTTTTCAGCGTAAAGGAAAAGGCCTGGCACGGGTTAGGTCAAATCGTTGACCAGTACCCCACAAGCGCAGAAGCCATCAAATATGCGGGGTTAGATTACGAGGTCATTAAATCACCGCTGTTCACCTATCAGCGGGATGAAACCATAGGCGATAACGGCGAAATCATCGGGGGGAATCAATTGCCTGTACCCAATCATTTTGCTACCGTCCGCACCGATAACCACGCTGTTTTAGGTGTGGTGGGTAAAGACTACGAAATCGTACAGAACGTAAACGCCTTTGAGTTTTTTGATGCCATCGTGGGTGGCGGTGACGGTATACTATACGAAACCGCAGGGGCGTTGGGCAAAGGAGAACGCATATTTATCACCGCCAAGTTACCGGGCTATATACGGGTGGGTAAACAGGATATGATAGAGCAATACCTGTTTTTAACCACTTCTCACGATGGGTTCGGCAGTATCACCGCAGCATTTACCCCTGTCCGTATCGTTTGCAACAATACCCTTAACGCTGCTATGCGTAACCATAGCAATTCTATTAAAATCAGGCATACCGCATCCGCCAATGACCGCCTGAAACAGGCCCATATTTTAATGGGTATATCCGGCAGTTTAGGTTCTGAACTGGAAGGATTGCTCAATCATTGGGCACAGGTGAAGATTACCGACAAAGAAGTGAAGAGGCTGATACAAATTGCCATGTCACCCAACAAGGAGGTTTTAAAAAACTTAGCACAGGGCAAGGTGGATGAACTTTCCACCACCTATACCAATATCGTGGATAACGTGTATGAATACGCTTTAGGCAGTCCCACCCAACAAATGGAAACTACCGCCGGAACGGTATTCGGGGCGTATAACGCCATCACGGGCTATTTTCAGAATGTTCGCAGTTTCGGTAATGACGAAGCGAAATTCAAATCTATCATGGACGGAACAGCCAAGCAAAGGGGACAAACCGCCTTTGACCTTTGCCGGGATTTTGCCAAAAACGGAGCGGATGCGCTAACCCTGAATTAA
- a CDS encoding PRTRC system protein C: MLQTTKLERIFIHKENGQEVRLSDPGEAFNPDMVLNFYAGTYPILTNARIVGPEIKNDEIQYRFESTMGTKG; this comes from the coding sequence ATGTTACAGACCACGAAATTAGAACGGATTTTTATCCATAAGGAGAACGGGCAGGAAGTCCGCTTATCCGACCCCGGCGAAGCATTCAATCCCGATATGGTGCTCAATTTTTATGCGGGTACTTATCCAATACTCACCAACGCAAGGATAGTCGGACCGGAAATCAAAAACGATGAGATACAGTACCGATTTGAAAGCACAATGGGGACGAAAGGTTAA
- a CDS encoding type IV toxin-antitoxin system AbiEi family antitoxin has translation MHLPVVLKKGFELLPPVFKDAYKSMQVHIGSLHLGQSTLLSFEVNKVELKFNVYYANQISHLQLNYIQRDAADALKQAKLPTLVISPVIYSKIAQKLVDMNINYLDSLGNVYINEQTIYLQHTGHKPQAGSVTAKSRLFGESGLKLLFALLQDEEAINFPYREIAKIVTISPASITILFKEMLKNGYLFEDYDDSKRLLKKRELLQRWVNGYQEILRPKLLIGVYQTMKKDLIRNFADQPIADWGGNWGGEAAAALYTKYLVPQLLTMYVPADEKSWMKKMGLIPTDDNPDLEVFGYFWDKDHPLFRVEPNLVPPLIVYAELMATGDSRNQETAQKIYDEYLQFIER, from the coding sequence ATGCACTTGCCAGTTGTCTTAAAAAAAGGATTCGAACTTCTGCCGCCGGTTTTTAAAGACGCTTATAAAAGCATGCAGGTACATATCGGGAGTTTGCATTTAGGGCAAAGCACGCTGTTGTCATTTGAAGTAAATAAGGTTGAATTAAAATTCAATGTTTACTATGCTAACCAGATCAGCCATCTGCAATTGAATTATATCCAACGGGATGCCGCTGATGCTTTAAAACAGGCTAAGCTCCCTACTTTAGTGATCAGCCCGGTAATCTATTCAAAGATCGCTCAGAAGCTGGTGGACATGAATATAAATTATCTGGACTCTTTAGGGAATGTTTATATTAATGAGCAAACGATCTACCTGCAACATACCGGGCACAAACCCCAAGCCGGATCAGTAACCGCAAAAAGCAGATTGTTTGGCGAATCAGGGCTAAAATTATTGTTCGCGCTGTTGCAGGATGAGGAAGCTATAAATTTTCCTTATCGGGAAATCGCAAAAATAGTAACTATATCGCCGGCATCGATCACGATCCTATTCAAAGAAATGCTGAAAAACGGTTACTTGTTCGAAGATTACGACGACAGTAAGCGGCTATTGAAAAAACGGGAACTCTTACAGCGCTGGGTCAACGGTTACCAGGAGATCTTACGCCCAAAGCTTTTGATCGGCGTATATCAAACCATGAAAAAAGACCTGATCCGTAATTTCGCTGATCAGCCAATTGCTGACTGGGGTGGCAATTGGGGTGGCGAAGCAGCAGCAGCGCTCTATACCAAATATCTCGTACCTCAATTACTGACTATGTACGTTCCTGCTGATGAAAAAAGCTGGATGAAAAAGATGGGGCTGATTCCGACTGATGATAACCCAGATCTGGAAGTCTTCGGTTACTTCTGGGACAAGGATCACCCGCTGTTTCGGGTGGAGCCAAACCTGGTACCTCCACTGATCGTTTATGCGGAACTAATGGCGACCGGGGACAGCAGGAACCAGGAAACCGCTCAAAAAATTTATGATGAATACTTACAATTTATCGAGCGATAA
- a CDS encoding macro domain-containing protein translates to MIRFTKGNILESGAEALVNTVNTVGVMGKGIALQFKQAFPVNYKEYRNACKKGELVTGKLLVVKDSNLLTGEKTIINFPTKRDWKSPSKNEYIASGLIALLSFLKESTLKSIAIPALGCGNGGLDWKVIKPMLTGMLSELSMDIIVYEPVQV, encoded by the coding sequence ATGATACGGTTTACCAAAGGGAATATTCTGGAAAGCGGTGCGGAAGCATTGGTGAATACCGTCAACACAGTTGGCGTAATGGGTAAGGGAATTGCCCTCCAGTTTAAACAGGCATTTCCCGTCAACTATAAAGAATACCGTAACGCCTGTAAAAAAGGCGAACTGGTCACGGGTAAATTATTGGTTGTAAAAGACAGCAATCTGCTGACAGGCGAAAAGACCATCATCAACTTTCCTACAAAAAGGGACTGGAAAAGTCCTTCCAAGAATGAATATATTGCTTCGGGACTAATTGCCCTGCTTTCTTTCCTGAAAGAAAGTACCTTAAAAAGCATCGCCATCCCTGCATTAGGCTGTGGTAACGGCGGGCTGGACTGGAAAGTGATAAAACCTATGCTCACGGGAATGTTATCGGAATTGTCAATGGACATTATCGTTTACGAACCTGTGCAGGTTTAA
- a CDS encoding sigma factor-like helix-turn-helix DNA-binding protein yields the protein MKRGQTVLFVGLKNQQAHSPDEIGEKYQLTRERVRQIKDKALERLRHSTHSRTLKTYLGN from the coding sequence TTGAAGCGTGGACAAACAGTGCTGTTTGTCGGGTTGAAAAATCAGCAGGCACATAGCCCGGATGAAATCGGTGAAAAATATCAGCTTACCCGCGAACGCGTAAGGCAAATTAAAGACAAGGCATTGGAAAGGCTGCGTCACAGTACCCATTCAAGAACACTGAAAACTTATCTTGGCAATTAA
- a CDS encoding single-stranded DNA-binding protein — MELTGRLTADAQVSEVKGGKKVVNFSIAINDSYKPKDGERVELTTYVECAYWLNAKVGGYLKKGLLVQLNGRIGSRAWVNKDGDAKSYLTCNISHLKFLGGSTNSTAAKPGDSKGKGAPEDDDLPF; from the coding sequence ATGGAACTAACAGGAAGATTGACCGCAGACGCTCAGGTGAGCGAGGTTAAAGGAGGAAAAAAAGTAGTGAATTTCAGTATCGCTATCAACGATAGCTACAAGCCGAAAGACGGTGAACGGGTGGAACTGACCACCTACGTAGAGTGCGCCTACTGGCTGAACGCCAAAGTAGGTGGATACCTTAAAAAAGGTTTATTGGTACAGTTGAACGGGCGCATAGGCAGCCGTGCATGGGTGAATAAGGATGGCGATGCCAAAAGCTATCTGACCTGTAATATCTCCCATCTCAAATTCTTAGGCGGTTCAACCAACAGCACCGCAGCCAAACCCGGCGATAGCAAGGGGAAAGGCGCACCGGAAGATGACGACCTGCCATTTTAA
- a CDS encoding helix-turn-helix domain-containing protein, producing MAAEIITKEDLQEFGKSLLNQIRGLLSQTIEEPKKWLKTYQVKNLLKISDNTLQTLRDNGTIPFTKIGGILYYSSEDINKVLSGEIKPKRVKVGREIKAA from the coding sequence ATGGCAGCAGAAATAATAACTAAGGAAGACTTACAGGAGTTTGGAAAAAGCCTCCTTAACCAGATCAGGGGCTTATTGAGCCAAACTATCGAAGAACCTAAAAAATGGTTAAAAACCTACCAGGTAAAGAACCTTTTAAAAATATCAGACAATACCCTGCAAACATTAAGGGATAACGGCACCATACCGTTTACCAAGATCGGTGGCATCCTTTATTACAGCTCGGAGGATATCAACAAGGTTTTAAGCGGAGAAATTAAGCCGAAACGAGTTAAGGTGGGCCGTGAAATTAAAGCCGCCTGA
- a CDS encoding GNAT family N-acetyltransferase yields the protein MSEHHITLIEPASCSEEQLRQFHDLVISGNQVQAEGLPERIASAALLAFAHADGQLAGVASIKNQKRSYITGIFLKAKVPRLAGDFDHEIGYAVTHKDYRRRGISRELIGRLMDSKPQAGFYATTKNEGMRILLEQIGFKKTGHPYQNLNAEVLDVYTYCKKIF from the coding sequence ATGAGCGAACACCACATTACCTTAATTGAACCCGCCAGTTGTTCGGAAGAACAATTAAGGCAGTTTCATGATTTGGTCATTTCTGGCAACCAGGTTCAGGCGGAAGGCCTGCCCGAACGCATCGCGTCAGCGGCGTTATTAGCATTTGCCCACGCAGATGGACAGCTCGCAGGCGTAGCCTCTATCAAAAATCAGAAGCGAAGTTATATCACCGGCATATTTTTGAAAGCCAAAGTTCCGCGCCTTGCCGGAGATTTCGACCATGAGATCGGTTATGCGGTTACCCATAAGGATTACAGGCGCAGGGGTATCAGCCGTGAACTAATAGGCCGTTTAATGGACAGCAAACCTCAGGCAGGATTTTATGCCACCACTAAAAATGAGGGTATGCGGATCCTGCTTGAACAAATCGGATTTAAAAAGACCGGGCACCCGTACCAGAATTTAAACGCTGAAGTTTTGGATGTTTACACCTATTGCAAAAAAATTTTTTAG